In the genome of Pseudarthrobacter sp. IC2-21, one region contains:
- a CDS encoding DUF6504 family protein: MGMFSESVDVHCTASGQPLKLVWAGRPYTVCAEPVRWYERRQWWAEERRAPLGSGPGLVDHEIWRVQVRPEPDEAGEPLTLDLSRHLGSGRWRLLRIHDALHPKTA, encoded by the coding sequence ATGGGTATGTTCAGCGAGTCCGTGGACGTTCACTGCACCGCTTCCGGCCAGCCTTTGAAGCTCGTGTGGGCCGGCAGGCCGTACACCGTCTGCGCCGAACCTGTCCGCTGGTACGAACGCCGCCAGTGGTGGGCCGAGGAACGCCGGGCACCCCTGGGCAGCGGCCCGGGCCTGGTGGACCACGAGATCTGGCGCGTGCAGGTCCGGCCGGAACCTGATGAAGCCGGGGAGCCCCTTACCCTGGACCTCAGCAGGCACCTCGGCAGCGGCCGCTGGCGGCTCCTGCGCATCCATGACGCCCTCCACCCCAAAACAGCATGA